A single genomic interval of Stieleria maiorica harbors:
- a CDS encoding ABC transporter ATP-binding protein — MIELQDVTRLFGNTRAVDHVSFMVPRGSVFGYIGPNGAGKTTSMRILATLELPSDGDAFVEGLSSVNDPDRVRRRLGFMPDSFGSYSDTNCAEYLDFFARSNGLVGRERTRRIRWVMDFTGLRSMAEKPITGLSKGMRQRLCLGRALIHDPSVLILDEPAAGLDPRARIELRHIIRSLAADGKTILISSHILSELAEMCDRVGIIEQGRLLANDTVAGLKGNSKPHLEIIVVIDGETETAKNVLEQSEDVSEVVELGGSLRFRIDGKRDRQIDVLHRLCDARVNVLEYRLVDESLEDLFLKVTAGHVQ; from the coding sequence ATGATCGAATTGCAAGACGTGACGCGGCTGTTCGGCAACACCCGCGCGGTCGACCATGTGTCGTTTATGGTGCCCCGCGGCAGCGTGTTCGGCTACATCGGTCCCAACGGAGCCGGCAAGACGACCAGCATGCGGATTCTGGCCACGTTGGAGTTGCCCAGCGATGGCGATGCGTTTGTCGAAGGCCTGTCCTCGGTCAACGACCCCGACCGCGTCCGCCGACGGCTGGGGTTCATGCCCGACTCCTTCGGTTCCTACAGCGACACGAATTGTGCGGAGTACCTGGACTTCTTCGCGCGGTCCAACGGTCTGGTCGGACGAGAGCGGACGCGTCGGATCCGCTGGGTGATGGACTTTACGGGCCTGCGATCGATGGCCGAAAAACCGATCACCGGTTTGAGTAAAGGGATGCGGCAACGCCTGTGTTTGGGGCGGGCACTGATCCACGATCCATCCGTGCTGATCCTGGACGAACCCGCCGCCGGATTGGACCCCCGCGCTCGGATCGAATTGCGACACATCATTCGATCTCTGGCGGCCGACGGAAAGACGATTCTGATCAGCAGCCACATCTTGAGCGAATTGGCCGAGATGTGTGATCGGGTCGGGATCATCGAACAGGGGCGCTTGCTGGCCAACGACACCGTGGCCGGTTTGAAAGGCAACTCGAAGCCGCATCTGGAAATCATCGTCGTCATCGACGGAGAAACGGAAACGGCGAAGAACGTCTTGGAGCAATCGGAGGATGTCTCGGAAGTTGTCGAGCTGGGCGGCTCGTTGCGGTTTCGCATCGACGGGAAACGTGATCGCCAGATCGACGTGCTGCATCGCCTGTGCGACGCCCGTGTCAACGTGCTGGAATACCGGCTGGTCGACGAGTCGCTGGAGGATTTGTTTTTGAAGGTCACTGCGGGGCACGTGCAATGA
- a CDS encoding ABC transporter permease, whose product MTESHIPDRGDTTTPADGDPSSSVDATLSLGGGGQAFPYPALALDPEGSGWWGWIDRATERLTSLLNPILVKEARQSLKSKQFLITFFCLLAASCAWTIMGIVFNAPDVYYIPTGDTMMIGYFLILSISMFAFVPLVAFRSLAAELDEGTYEMLAITRLTAWGIVSGKMNSAVLQMLIYFSAIVPCLAFCYLLRGIGLLTIVLVVAIIFITAMVLTALALVLSTLAKGRTLQTFLLVALVAFIVFVEFVCCGFVFSMVLPEQWSGTWFGFLSSFTVAASFVVLFVAAAAARIAPVTENRSTRLRVILFCQQAIWVVTIAYAAWATGDLEWINDGLLYLGIFWLLVGMFMCGESSELSPRVRRGLPATYATRMLFTWWMPGPGTGFMFVVATGVAGLVVLAGVAVFGSQMGAARATGPDTPVLSFAAMMTGYLLGYLGAIRLLSMPFLKRFGPSFVAPLVAAIVVYFMGVIVPAIIDVALQGRISMNYSALHASNWMWTWNEAFSSRGLPAEVAILILAVGSGVLAINLILLFREFRLRKIAVPMRVKQDFADQSVTNSSE is encoded by the coding sequence ATGACCGAGTCGCATATACCCGACCGGGGCGATACCACGACGCCGGCCGATGGAGATCCGTCGTCGTCGGTCGATGCGACGCTTTCACTCGGCGGCGGCGGTCAGGCGTTCCCCTATCCGGCCCTTGCGCTCGACCCCGAGGGCAGCGGGTGGTGGGGTTGGATCGACCGGGCGACCGAGCGGCTGACGAGCTTGTTGAATCCGATTCTGGTCAAGGAAGCCCGTCAATCGCTCAAGAGCAAACAGTTCCTGATCACGTTCTTTTGCTTGCTGGCCGCGTCGTGTGCTTGGACGATCATGGGGATCGTGTTCAACGCGCCGGATGTTTATTACATCCCGACCGGCGACACGATGATGATCGGCTACTTTTTGATCCTGTCGATTTCGATGTTCGCCTTCGTCCCCTTGGTGGCGTTTCGGTCCCTGGCGGCCGAATTGGATGAAGGCACGTACGAGATGTTGGCGATCACGCGGCTGACGGCCTGGGGGATCGTGTCGGGCAAGATGAACAGTGCCGTGCTGCAGATGTTGATCTACTTTTCCGCGATCGTGCCCTGTTTGGCGTTTTGTTATCTGCTGCGCGGGATCGGGTTGCTGACCATCGTCTTGGTGGTCGCCATCATCTTTATCACCGCGATGGTTTTGACCGCGTTGGCGCTGGTGCTGTCGACGTTGGCCAAGGGGCGAACGTTGCAAACGTTTCTGCTGGTCGCCTTGGTCGCGTTCATCGTATTCGTCGAATTTGTGTGCTGTGGATTCGTGTTTTCGATGGTCCTGCCGGAGCAATGGAGTGGAACCTGGTTTGGGTTTCTGTCCTCGTTCACCGTTGCGGCGTCGTTTGTGGTCCTGTTCGTTGCCGCAGCGGCGGCTCGGATCGCCCCGGTCACCGAGAACCGATCGACGCGGTTGCGAGTGATTTTGTTTTGCCAGCAAGCGATCTGGGTGGTGACGATCGCGTATGCCGCCTGGGCGACCGGCGACCTCGAATGGATCAACGATGGTTTGTTGTACTTGGGGATCTTCTGGTTGCTGGTCGGGATGTTCATGTGCGGCGAGTCGTCGGAGCTCAGCCCCCGCGTCCGCCGCGGTCTGCCGGCGACCTACGCGACCCGCATGTTGTTCACGTGGTGGATGCCCGGACCGGGGACCGGATTCATGTTCGTCGTCGCGACCGGTGTGGCAGGGCTGGTGGTGCTGGCCGGCGTGGCGGTTTTCGGCAGCCAGATGGGGGCGGCGCGAGCGACAGGGCCGGACACACCGGTGCTGAGTTTTGCGGCGATGATGACCGGGTACCTGCTGGGGTATTTGGGTGCGATTCGGTTGCTGTCGATGCCTTTTTTGAAGCGGTTCGGCCCTTCCTTTGTCGCCCCCCTGGTTGCGGCGATCGTCGTCTATTTCATGGGGGTGATCGTGCCGGCGATCATCGATGTCGCTCTGCAAGGTCGCATCTCCATGAACTATTCCGCACTGCATGCGAGCAACTGGATGTGGACTTGGAATGAAGCGTTTAGCTCGCGGGGGTTGCCGGCGGAGGTGGCGATTTTGATCCTAGCGGTGGGGTCGGGGGTGCTAGCAATCAATCTGATCCTGCTGTTCCGCGAGTTTCGACTGCGGAAAATCGCGGTCCCGATGCGGGTGAAGCAGGATTTCGCCGACCAGTCGGTAACGAACTCGTCTGAATGA
- a CDS encoding DEAD/DEAH box helicase, whose protein sequence is MSRSQSQVEKLRKVLASRRNSGDLGQLMSLFGDDGDWFDEPEFDALDPKSWIDWLRELKGQFPGSVQTAHVRSKRERSTRADIRIDRVYDCGEMQGTWSKDGKVHNVYLSVDEESSPAGCNCEESEGMDPCLHCYQFIIHAIEQLDQDRSLRAKIERDQMLSEEPPRESFLPDPSAIAIAQLNQIVADQNDLFSDVVDRDDDLLPPLAESVPQRVLWDFSESRGGYLSIQPLLQQKKKRGDGYTKGKKIRLDHLLNDRSIPLSEADQRVVGLIERNTSYYSQYGYELDPVAALEQLVGQDNVAWDREPIRVQTYPNYLAIGSADDSFRILFCDEMGGTFLTQVIVSREAFLRFDLQNNRILIGHATEAESDLIRSLVQLPPVSRNRLEELVQPLVKFQKRLSVLLPPSTAGTIRLAEGRPAILLRSRADGRLDFGIRIRDAAGVLRRPLSDPMVVATEIDGQKVQLVRTVTHESEQIDRLLARWGLSIDPEDGFGTIEDFGVALRLIEDLQSPESDVEVLWDRTGEKPVTVLGNLSSSNVKVDITNKRNWFGITGECTFGEHSMPLGDLINGLPDDDQTGIGDYIKLADGQWARISAGLRQRLKRLQAATHTDRKTLKLDATAAPAIRELVDADVAVKASRAWEKCVKRLAKAEKLDPAVPKGLDADLRDYQVDGFKWLRKLAEWGVGGILADDMGLGKTLQTLAVLLDRSADGPALVIAPTSVGFNWQREAERFAPGLDVHLYRETERGEFLPSVGPGSLVICSYGLALRDAEALAGVNWSTMVLDEAQAIKNSRSKTSKAIAGIDADWTVALTGTPVENHLGELWSLFHVVSPGVFGGWEHFRKRFAAPIEKEGSQPARRALAERLKPFVLRRTKSEVLTELPPRTEMNLYVDLSPAERAEYEKVRLAAIGEIDSIEALPHIQDQRFKILALMTRLRQIACHAGLVNEQWTDSSAKLDQLCETLDSLREEGHRALVFSQFTEHLGLIRRALEERGFSYQYLDGSTPAKARQVAVDEFQSGSADVFLISLKAGGTGLNLTAADYVIHMDPWWNPAVEDQATDRAHRMGQDKPVMVYRIVARGTIEEEILALHESKRDLVAGVMEGTEAAAKLSNDDLIRMLRG, encoded by the coding sequence GTGTCGCGATCTCAAAGCCAAGTGGAAAAACTTCGGAAAGTCCTCGCGTCGCGACGCAATTCCGGGGATCTAGGTCAGTTGATGTCGCTCTTCGGCGACGACGGCGATTGGTTCGACGAACCGGAATTTGATGCTCTGGATCCCAAGTCGTGGATCGACTGGCTGCGAGAGCTCAAGGGGCAGTTTCCCGGTTCGGTGCAAACCGCGCATGTTCGCTCGAAAAGGGAGCGGTCCACGCGGGCGGATATTCGAATCGATCGGGTGTATGACTGCGGAGAAATGCAGGGGACGTGGAGCAAGGATGGGAAGGTCCACAACGTCTACTTGTCCGTTGACGAGGAATCTTCGCCGGCCGGATGCAACTGCGAGGAATCCGAGGGGATGGACCCCTGTTTGCATTGCTATCAATTCATTATTCACGCGATCGAGCAACTGGATCAGGATCGGAGCTTGCGGGCCAAGATCGAGCGTGACCAGATGCTGTCGGAGGAACCGCCGCGGGAATCGTTTCTGCCGGACCCCTCGGCGATCGCCATCGCTCAGCTGAATCAGATCGTTGCCGACCAGAACGACCTGTTTTCGGACGTCGTCGATCGCGATGACGATTTGCTGCCGCCGCTTGCCGAGTCGGTTCCGCAGCGCGTGCTGTGGGATTTCAGTGAGAGTCGTGGGGGGTACCTGTCGATCCAGCCACTGCTTCAGCAAAAAAAGAAACGTGGTGACGGGTACACCAAAGGCAAAAAGATTCGATTAGACCACTTGCTAAACGATCGTTCGATTCCGCTGTCCGAAGCCGACCAGCGGGTGGTGGGCCTGATCGAACGGAACACAAGCTACTACAGTCAGTACGGGTACGAATTGGATCCGGTGGCCGCGCTCGAACAGTTGGTCGGGCAGGACAATGTCGCCTGGGACCGCGAACCGATCCGTGTGCAAACCTATCCGAATTATCTTGCCATCGGATCTGCCGACGACAGCTTTCGCATTTTGTTCTGCGACGAAATGGGCGGAACGTTCCTTACCCAAGTGATCGTCTCCCGCGAAGCCTTCTTGCGATTCGATTTGCAGAACAACAGGATCCTGATCGGCCACGCGACCGAGGCGGAATCCGATTTGATTCGTTCCCTGGTTCAATTGCCGCCGGTTTCCCGGAATCGTCTCGAAGAGTTAGTTCAGCCGTTGGTCAAGTTTCAGAAGCGGTTGTCCGTTCTGTTGCCGCCTTCGACCGCGGGCACGATCCGGTTGGCCGAAGGCCGTCCGGCGATTCTGCTGCGCAGCCGTGCCGACGGTCGGCTGGATTTCGGGATCCGTATCCGCGACGCCGCCGGGGTGTTGCGGCGTCCGTTGTCCGATCCGATGGTGGTGGCCACCGAGATTGACGGTCAGAAAGTGCAGCTCGTTCGCACGGTGACGCACGAATCCGAACAGATCGACCGGTTGCTTGCTCGTTGGGGATTGTCGATCGATCCCGAAGACGGGTTCGGGACGATCGAAGATTTCGGTGTCGCGTTACGCTTGATCGAGGACCTGCAATCGCCCGAAAGCGACGTCGAAGTTTTGTGGGACCGCACGGGTGAGAAGCCGGTCACGGTGCTCGGCAATCTGTCCAGCAGCAACGTCAAGGTCGACATCACCAACAAACGCAACTGGTTCGGAATCACCGGGGAATGCACGTTCGGCGAACATTCGATGCCGCTGGGCGACTTGATCAACGGGCTTCCCGACGACGATCAAACGGGCATCGGCGATTACATCAAACTGGCCGACGGGCAGTGGGCTAGGATCTCCGCGGGGCTGCGTCAGCGGCTCAAGCGACTGCAGGCGGCAACGCACACCGATCGCAAGACGCTTAAACTGGACGCGACCGCGGCCCCGGCGATCCGCGAACTGGTCGATGCCGACGTCGCCGTTAAAGCCAGTCGGGCGTGGGAGAAGTGCGTCAAACGTCTGGCCAAAGCGGAAAAGCTTGACCCGGCCGTGCCGAAAGGCTTGGATGCCGATTTGCGGGACTACCAGGTCGACGGCTTCAAGTGGCTGCGGAAATTGGCCGAGTGGGGCGTCGGCGGGATCTTGGCCGACGACATGGGGCTGGGCAAAACTCTGCAAACCCTGGCCGTCCTGTTGGATCGATCCGCCGACGGCCCGGCGCTGGTGATCGCGCCGACCAGTGTCGGATTCAATTGGCAGCGTGAAGCCGAGCGATTCGCACCCGGTTTGGACGTTCACTTGTACCGAGAAACCGAACGCGGCGAGTTCCTGCCATCGGTCGGCCCTGGTTCCCTGGTGATCTGCAGCTACGGATTGGCGCTGCGAGATGCCGAGGCGCTTGCCGGTGTGAATTGGTCAACGATGGTGTTGGACGAAGCCCAGGCGATCAAGAACAGCCGCAGCAAAACCAGCAAGGCGATCGCCGGGATCGACGCCGACTGGACGGTCGCGCTGACGGGAACGCCGGTGGAAAACCATCTCGGTGAATTGTGGAGCCTGTTCCACGTCGTGTCGCCGGGTGTCTTCGGCGGCTGGGAGCATTTTCGCAAACGCTTCGCCGCCCCGATCGAAAAGGAAGGCAGCCAGCCGGCGCGGCGGGCATTGGCCGAACGATTGAAACCCTTCGTGTTGCGGCGGACCAAATCCGAAGTGTTGACGGAATTGCCGCCCCGTACCGAGATGAACCTGTACGTCGACTTGAGTCCGGCCGAACGCGCCGAGTACGAGAAGGTGCGTTTGGCGGCGATCGGCGAAATCGATTCGATCGAAGCCCTGCCACACATCCAGGATCAACGCTTCAAGATCCTCGCGCTGATGACCCGGTTGCGGCAAATCGCCTGCCATGCGGGTTTGGTCAACGAGCAGTGGACCGATTCGTCGGCCAAGCTGGACCAGCTCTGTGAAACGCTGGACAGCCTGCGCGAGGAAGGTCACCGGGCGCTGGTGTTCAGCCAATTCACCGAACACTTGGGTTTGATCCGCCGGGCGCTCGAGGAGCGTGGATTCAGCTACCAGTACTTGGACGGATCGACGCCGGCCAAGGCCCGCCAGGTGGCCGTCGACGAATTCCAATCCGGCAGCGCCGATGTCTTCCTGATCTCGCTGAAAGCCGGCGGAACCGGGCTGAATCTGACCGCGGCCGACTACGTGATCCACATGGACCCCTGGTGGAATCCGGCCGTCGAAGACCAGGCGACCGACCGGGCCCACCGGATGGGGCAAGACAAACCCGTGATGGTGTACCGGATCGTCGCCCGGGGCACGATCGAAGAAGAGATTCTGGCGCTGCACGAATCCAAACGCGATCTGGTCGCCGGCGTGATGGAGGGGACCGAGGCGGCCGCCAAACTGTCCAACGACGACTTGATTCGCATGCTCCGCGGCTGA
- the odhB gene encoding 2-oxoglutarate dehydrogenase complex dihydrolipoyllysine-residue succinyltransferase, with product MSEIVDVEVPTVGESITEVQLGTWIKSEGDWVDEGEDLVEIETEKASVQLPAPAAGFLENISKESEDFAEIGEVIAKIRVAPRPDGDAGTSGGGNDAAQSSSAATSAGSDASFVMPAAQRLLDENGLSASDVPATGPGSRLLKEDVLKFLEQGGAASKPKPAEKPPASKPATSTAVAASKPASTLVTGAPDRSEEVKPLSMLRRTIASRLVSAQQTAALLTTFNEIDMKPVMDLRKKYKDAFQEKHGVKLGFMSFFAKASVEALRRFPAVNAEIRDDSAIYRNYQDIGIAMGGGKGLVVPIVRNTERLSFAEIEWTIADFSKQAVENRLQAEDLIGGTFTISNGGIYGSLLSTPIVNPPQSGILGLHSIQDRPVAIDGKVEIRPMMYVALTYDHRIVDGREAVSFLRTIKEVIEDPARLFLEL from the coding sequence GTGAGCGAAATCGTAGACGTCGAAGTGCCGACCGTGGGTGAATCCATCACCGAAGTCCAACTGGGCACCTGGATCAAATCCGAAGGCGATTGGGTCGACGAGGGCGAAGATCTTGTCGAGATCGAAACGGAGAAGGCCTCGGTTCAACTGCCCGCGCCGGCCGCCGGATTCCTGGAAAACATCAGCAAGGAATCCGAAGACTTTGCCGAGATCGGCGAGGTGATCGCAAAGATTCGCGTCGCCCCACGCCCCGACGGAGACGCCGGCACGTCCGGCGGCGGAAATGATGCGGCGCAGTCCAGCTCGGCGGCGACCTCCGCCGGCTCCGACGCCAGTTTTGTGATGCCGGCTGCCCAACGCCTGCTGGATGAAAACGGGCTGTCCGCATCCGATGTCCCCGCAACCGGACCCGGCAGCCGGCTGCTCAAAGAAGACGTCCTGAAGTTTCTCGAACAGGGCGGCGCAGCATCCAAGCCGAAACCAGCGGAGAAGCCCCCGGCGTCAAAACCCGCCACTTCGACCGCCGTCGCGGCCAGCAAACCGGCCAGCACTCTGGTGACCGGCGCGCCCGATCGCAGCGAAGAGGTCAAACCGCTCAGCATGCTCCGCCGCACGATCGCGTCGCGGCTGGTCAGCGCCCAACAAACCGCGGCCTTGTTGACGACGTTCAACGAAATCGACATGAAGCCCGTGATGGATCTGCGCAAAAAGTACAAGGACGCCTTCCAGGAAAAGCACGGCGTCAAGCTCGGTTTCATGTCGTTCTTTGCCAAGGCCAGCGTCGAAGCGCTGCGACGATTCCCGGCGGTCAACGCGGAAATCCGCGACGACAGCGCGATCTATCGCAATTACCAGGACATCGGGATCGCGATGGGCGGCGGCAAGGGATTGGTCGTGCCGATCGTCCGCAACACCGAACGCCTGTCGTTTGCCGAAATCGAATGGACCATCGCCGACTTTTCCAAACAAGCGGTCGAAAACCGGTTGCAAGCCGAAGACCTGATCGGCGGAACGTTCACGATCAGCAACGGTGGGATCTACGGGTCGCTGCTGAGCACCCCGATCGTCAATCCGCCGCAAAGCGGCATCCTGGGACTGCACTCGATCCAAGATCGTCCCGTGGCGATCGACGGCAAAGTCGAAATCCGGCCGATGATGTACGTCGCGCTGACCTACGATCACCGCATCGTCGACGGACGCGAAGCCGTCAGCTTCTTGCGCACCATCAAAGAAGTGATCGAAGACCCGGCGCGGCTGTTCTTGGAGCTTTAG
- the proC gene encoding pyrroline-5-carboxylate reductase has product MKKANVVVVGGGQMGRALVGGMLASGFAAADQLTIIDPNPECRQWWAQQHPDVATGEQVRDHAAGTDVFLLAVKPYLVPDVAAGIAKTVDRPTLVVSIAAGVPLKTLCDHAGHQRVIRVMPNTPSLVGAGASAFCVAAGVTDEDCQWIRQALAGVGTVAQVAENQMDAVTGLSGSGPAYICLVIEALADGGVLAGLPRPLAMTLAAQTVLGTAKMVMETGRHPGELKDAVASPGGTTIAALKVLEEKGLRAALINAVETSARRSGELG; this is encoded by the coding sequence ATGAAAAAAGCGAATGTCGTCGTCGTCGGCGGGGGGCAAATGGGACGCGCCCTGGTCGGCGGAATGCTCGCCTCCGGTTTCGCTGCGGCCGACCAATTGACGATCATCGACCCCAACCCCGAATGCCGGCAGTGGTGGGCCCAGCAACACCCGGACGTCGCCACGGGCGAGCAAGTCCGTGACCACGCCGCCGGGACAGACGTCTTTTTGCTGGCCGTTAAACCGTATCTGGTTCCCGACGTCGCCGCGGGAATCGCAAAAACGGTCGACCGGCCCACGCTGGTCGTTTCGATCGCCGCGGGCGTCCCGCTGAAAACGCTCTGCGACCACGCCGGCCACCAGCGTGTCATCCGCGTAATGCCCAACACACCCAGCCTGGTCGGTGCGGGGGCGAGCGCGTTTTGCGTCGCCGCGGGCGTCACCGACGAGGATTGTCAGTGGATCCGGCAAGCACTGGCGGGCGTCGGAACAGTCGCCCAGGTCGCCGAAAACCAAATGGACGCGGTGACCGGATTAAGCGGTTCCGGACCGGCCTACATCTGCTTGGTGATCGAAGCCCTGGCCGATGGCGGCGTGCTGGCCGGGTTGCCCCGACCGCTGGCGATGACGCTGGCCGCCCAAACGGTCCTGGGCACCGCCAAGATGGTGATGGAAACCGGACGTCATCCCGGCGAACTCAAGGACGCCGTCGCCAGCCCCGGGGGCACCACCATCGCCGCACTGAAAGTTCTCGAGGAGAAGGGGCTGCGGGCCGCACTGATCAACGCGGTCGAAACGAGCGCCCGACGAAGCGGGGAGTTGGGTTGA
- the argB gene encoding acetylglutamate kinase, whose translation MQEAIAKADTLIEAMGWIRKFRGKTTVIKLGGSVLDDENALMHILLDVIFMETVGMKPVVVHGGGKAINRALAESNVEPKFIHGRRYTDDSTLEVVRRVLAGEVNQFLTDEIERLGGRAMNLSVHSTNVLFGEQLKLDSGEDLGHVGRVTEVDRSVIEGLLYTDQVPVIPSFCEGKDGRGYNVNADTAAMAVAQALGAEKLVFLSDVNGVRMDKDDPDTIIHSLSETEARALIDSGHIASGMIPKVEACLETLGRGVGKVHIVDGRLRHSLLLEIYTSEGVGTEIYK comes from the coding sequence GTGCAAGAAGCGATTGCCAAAGCAGATACCCTCATCGAAGCGATGGGATGGATTCGCAAGTTCCGCGGCAAGACGACCGTGATCAAGCTGGGCGGCAGCGTCCTGGATGACGAAAATGCCCTGATGCACATCTTGTTGGATGTGATTTTTATGGAAACGGTGGGCATGAAGCCGGTCGTCGTCCACGGCGGGGGGAAAGCGATCAACCGTGCCTTGGCCGAATCCAACGTCGAACCGAAGTTCATTCACGGCCGCCGCTACACCGACGATTCGACGCTGGAGGTCGTCCGCAGGGTGTTGGCCGGTGAGGTCAATCAGTTTTTGACCGACGAGATCGAACGGCTCGGCGGCCGGGCGATGAATCTGTCGGTGCACAGCACCAACGTGTTGTTCGGCGAGCAGTTGAAACTCGACAGCGGCGAAGACTTGGGGCACGTCGGCCGGGTGACCGAAGTCGACCGCAGCGTCATCGAAGGGCTGTTGTACACCGACCAGGTCCCGGTGATCCCCAGTTTTTGCGAAGGCAAAGATGGGCGTGGTTACAACGTCAATGCGGACACCGCGGCGATGGCGGTTGCCCAGGCGCTCGGGGCCGAAAAGCTCGTTTTCCTTTCCGATGTCAACGGCGTTCGCATGGACAAGGATGATCCCGACACGATCATCCACTCGCTCAGCGAAACCGAAGCCCGCGCCTTGATCGACTCCGGACACATCGCCTCGGGTATGATTCCCAAAGTCGAAGCGTGTTTGGAAACGCTCGGCCGAGGCGTCGGCAAGGTGCACATTGTCGACGGACGATTGCGACATTCGCTGCTGTTGGAAATCTACACCTCCGAAGGCGTCGGTACCGAAATCTACAAGTAA
- the argF gene encoding ornithine carbamoyltransferase, with protein sequence MQHFLSLFDISPDDLKLILRTAGVVKQKLAAGDRPNILKNKVIALLFEKPSLRTRVSFEAGMAQLGGESLFLGSDVGWGKRESPSDFTNVLGQFVDAVVCRAKQHAQVELLASFDAMPVINGLTDLCHPCQALADVLTIEEAFGSYAGKHLVFVGDGNNVSQSLALICAMLQMRFTLACPEGYEMDADWLAKINASYPNAQIETLHDPAAAVKTADAIYTDVWTSMGQEAEVVARRQAFKPFQLDKTLLDAAPSTARVLHCLPAVRGEEITDEVIDGDQSDIVRQAGNRMHAQKGLLVWLLGRDWISKHVR encoded by the coding sequence ATGCAACACTTCCTATCCCTGTTCGACATCAGTCCCGACGACTTGAAGCTGATTCTGAGGACAGCCGGCGTCGTCAAACAAAAGTTGGCCGCCGGTGATCGTCCCAACATCTTGAAAAACAAAGTCATCGCACTGCTGTTTGAAAAACCGAGTCTGCGCACCCGAGTCAGTTTCGAGGCGGGGATGGCACAGCTGGGCGGCGAGAGTCTGTTTCTCGGTTCCGATGTCGGCTGGGGAAAACGCGAGTCACCGTCCGACTTTACCAACGTGCTCGGCCAATTCGTCGACGCCGTCGTGTGTCGTGCCAAGCAGCACGCCCAGGTCGAATTGTTGGCCAGTTTTGACGCCATGCCGGTCATCAACGGCCTGACCGACCTGTGTCATCCCTGCCAAGCATTGGCGGACGTCTTGACGATCGAAGAGGCGTTCGGCTCCTACGCCGGCAAACATCTCGTGTTCGTCGGTGATGGCAACAACGTGTCACAGTCCCTGGCGCTGATCTGTGCGATGTTGCAAATGCGATTCACATTGGCCTGTCCCGAAGGCTACGAGATGGATGCGGATTGGTTGGCAAAGATCAATGCCAGCTATCCGAACGCCCAAATCGAAACGTTGCATGATCCCGCCGCCGCCGTCAAAACGGCCGATGCGATCTACACCGATGTTTGGACCAGCATGGGGCAAGAGGCCGAGGTGGTCGCGCGCCGCCAGGCCTTCAAACCGTTCCAGCTGGACAAGACATTGCTCGACGCCGCTCCTTCGACGGCCCGCGTCCTGCATTGCCTGCCGGCCGTCCGTGGCGAAGAAATCACCGACGAGGTGATCGACGGGGATCAAAGCGACATCGTCCGTCAGGCCGGAAACCGGATGCACGCCCAGAAGGGCCTGCTGGTCTGGCTGCTCGGCCGGGATTGGATCAGCAAACACGTCCGTTGA